Proteins from a genomic interval of Verrucomicrobiota bacterium:
- a CDS encoding PAS domain-containing protein has product MSLSEPAALLEYLPAPAFLTDPTGRVSSINAQARRALPWLGAEVVGQWLTALAAPEDFRTIERYLQEWADSNRATGLPIPPARTVTLRTVRFDPNPI; this is encoded by the coding sequence ATGAGCCTCTCCGAACCGGCGGCGCTATTGGAATATCTCCCAGCCCCGGCGTTCCTGACTGACCCCACCGGACGCGTGTCTTCCATCAATGCCCAGGCCCGCAGGGCCTTGCCCTGGCTCGGCGCGGAGGTCGTGGGACAATGGCTGACGGCCCTGGCGGCACCCGAAGACTTTCGAACCATCGAGCGCTACTTGCAGGAATGGGCGGATTCAAATCGAGCGACCGGCCTTCCGATCCCACCCGCCCGGACGGTGACCCTGCGGACCGTTCGTTTCGATCCCAACCCCATCTGA
- a CDS encoding response regulator, producing the protein MGQQGREQLEVMVDSINDAIISIDEEFRIAFLNRSAEVTFGCSAKTAIGLHIDLFPTLATALKQINLGVLDRNPAVFENAHQIEGHRSNGESFPMEATLSSSLIGGRRFYAAVVRDISAQMQMEQALYQSQKNQAVGTLAGGVAHDFNNILTAVLSQLDCLVWAPHLPEDLKENAILAQNSARRRAELVSKLLTFSRHSEIKLSLLNLNKIVEEVLDMLRRTIAPHIQIQHYTDGSEDWQVHGDSTQLMQVIMNLCLNARDAMTQGGVLTVRVRRVNFSPEEAKEPRRSGSFVQLSIRDTGQGMSPDVLARLGEPYFTTKEVGKGTGLGLSICYSVAAEHKGWIEVESAPGEGAEFHVFFPIGAEKSDAETEDLGDIESLSEKALEGRERILVVDDDEVIRLVVRAVLSYRGYTVSEAANGEEALVAFFRAPEEFDLLLLDLHMPKTSGWDVLKKICEHGSPVRVIIMSGGATEADYKRAKELGAAMFMRKPFENRQLTRMVRRVLDSNLQGVRSLRD; encoded by the coding sequence GTGGGCCAGCAAGGGAGGGAACAATTGGAGGTCATGGTGGATTCCATCAACGACGCCATCATTTCCATCGACGAGGAATTTCGCATCGCCTTTCTCAATCGCTCGGCGGAGGTCACCTTCGGCTGCTCGGCCAAGACCGCGATCGGACTTCATATCGATCTCTTCCCCACGCTCGCCACGGCCCTGAAGCAGATCAATCTCGGCGTGCTGGATCGAAATCCGGCCGTGTTCGAAAACGCCCATCAAATCGAGGGACATCGCTCGAATGGTGAATCGTTCCCCATGGAAGCCACGCTCTCGAGCTCCTTGATCGGAGGGCGGCGTTTTTACGCGGCGGTGGTTCGCGACATCTCCGCCCAAATGCAGATGGAGCAGGCGCTCTATCAATCCCAGAAAAATCAAGCCGTCGGCACTCTGGCGGGAGGCGTGGCCCACGATTTCAACAACATCCTGACCGCAGTGCTCTCCCAACTGGACTGCCTGGTCTGGGCCCCCCACCTGCCCGAAGACCTCAAGGAAAACGCCATCCTCGCTCAAAACAGCGCCCGCCGCAGGGCGGAGCTCGTCAGCAAGCTGCTGACGTTCAGCCGCCACTCCGAGATCAAGTTGTCCCTCCTCAATCTCAACAAGATCGTCGAGGAAGTACTCGATATGCTGCGGCGAACCATCGCGCCCCACATCCAGATCCAGCACTACACGGACGGATCCGAGGATTGGCAGGTGCATGGAGACTCCACTCAATTGATGCAGGTCATCATGAACCTGTGCCTCAATGCGCGGGACGCCATGACCCAAGGCGGCGTGCTCACCGTCCGGGTGCGCCGCGTGAACTTCAGTCCCGAAGAGGCCAAGGAACCCCGCCGTTCGGGTTCCTTCGTTCAGTTGTCCATCCGCGACACAGGCCAGGGCATGAGTCCGGATGTGCTGGCGCGGCTGGGCGAACCCTACTTCACCACCAAGGAAGTCGGTAAAGGCACCGGCCTCGGCCTCTCCATTTGCTACAGCGTGGCCGCCGAACATAAAGGATGGATCGAAGTGGAGAGCGCGCCGGGTGAAGGCGCTGAGTTCCACGTCTTCTTCCCAATCGGCGCCGAGAAGTCGGATGCGGAAACCGAAGACCTGGGCGACATCGAATCCCTGAGCGAAAAGGCCCTGGAAGGCCGGGAGCGCATCCTGGTCGTGGACGACGATGAGGTCATCCGGTTGGTAGTTCGGGCGGTCCTGTCCTATCGAGGATACACCGTCAGCGAAGCGGCCAATGGCGAGGAGGCACTGGTCGCGTTCTTCCGCGCACCAGAGGAGTTCGACCTGCTGTTGCTCGACCTCCATATGCCGAAAACAAGCGGCTGGGATGTGCTCAAGAAGATCTGCGAACACGGTTCGCCGGTCCGCGTCATCATCATGAGCGGCGGCGCCACCGAAGCGGATTACAAGCGGGCCAAGGAATTAGGCGCCGCCATGTTCATGCGCAAACCATTCGAAAACCGGCAGCTCACACGCATGGTTCGACGCGTGCTCGATTCCAATCTGCAAGGAGTTCGCTCCCTCCGGGACTGA